TGCTGCAATGATGGTGATGGGGTTAAGCTCTCACGCACAAGACAGTAACAACCCGTGGGCTATCTCTTTTGGAGTTAATGCCGTAGACACTAGAACAAGTGCTGGTGGTGGAAATGGATGGTTGGATCAACATTTTTCTCAGCCATTTGCTGTTAAAGATAATTGGAATGTTCTTCCTTCTGTATCTTACATTGGTATATCTAAATACCTAGGAGATAATTTCTCTTTTGGTGTTCAAGGATCTGTGAATAAAATTGAAAAATATGTAAAATTTGATCCTACTGCAACAGGTCATGATTCTCGTGGAATGGTTGTTTCTAATCCTGGAGATTTAATGTATTATGGTATTGACGCAACGGTTAAATATAGCTTCATGAGCTTAATCAACTCTAAAGTTATCGATCCTTCGTTACACGTTGGTGGAGGTTATACTTTCTTTGGAGATAGTAGTTATGGTACTGTAAATCCAGGTGCTGGATTAACTTTATGGTTTACTGAAAACATAGGTTTGTCATTTGAAACAAGCTATAAAAAATCATTTGGTGATAGAGAAGATGCTTCAGGTACTCCTGATGCTCCATCTCACTTCCAACATACCGCTGGTCTTACTTTCAAATTTGGAGGAAAAGATACTGACGGAGATGGAATTTACGACAAAGATGATGCTTGTCCAGAAGTTGCAGGTTTAAAACAATTCAACGGTTGTCCTGATACTGATGGAGACGGAATTATCGACGGAAATGATGCTTGTCCAGATGTATTTGGTTTAGCTGCATTAAACGGTTGTCCTGACACTGATGGAGATGGTATAGCTGATAAAGATGATGCTTGTCCAGATGTATTTGGTTTAGCTGCTTTAAAAGGATGTCCAGATGCTGATGGTGATGGAATTACTGATAAAGATGATAAATGTCCTACTGTTGCAGGTCCAAAAGAAAACGCAGGTTGTCCTTGGCCAGATACTGATGGAGATGGAGTATTAGACAAAGATGATAAATGTCCTACTGTAAAAGGAACTGTTGCTAACAAAGGTTGTCCTGAAGTTACTGCTGAAGTTATCAAACAATTAAACGAATATGGTAAAACAATTTTGTTTGATTCTGGAAAATCTACTTTCAAGAAACAATCTTATACAGTTTTAGAATCTATTGCATCAATCTTAAAAGAATATCCTAATTCTAGATTTATGATTGAAGGTCATACTGATAGCGATGGTTCTAATGCTTTAAACCAAGATTTATCTCAAAATAGAGCTCATGCCGTTAAAAATTACTTAATTGAAAATGGTATTGCTGCAGATAGATTAGAGCACACAGGTTATGGTGAAACTAAACCAATTGCTACTAATAAAACAGCAAAAGGAAAAGCTCAAAACAGAAGAGTTGAAGTTTCTTTAATTAAAGAATAATTTCTTCTAAAATAATTATAGAAAACGCCTCGATTTATCGGGGCGTTTTTTTTATTTTTATGAAATGATAAATACTTCTTTTTTAGATAAAATTGCACATGTTTTAATTCAAGATTACTCCGATAAATTATCGAATACAATAGTAGTCTTACCTAATAAAAGAGCCAAGATATTCTTAATCGAAGCCTTAAAAAAACAAGTAAGCTCTAATGTACTTTCTCCAGAGATTATTAGTATTGAGGATTTTATTCAAGATATTGCGGCTATTCGTACGGTAGATCCTATTGAATTATTGTTTGAATTCTATGAGGTTTATTTGTCAGTTACCGAAAATTCAAGCCAACAGTCCTTTGAGTTATTTGCAAATTGGGCCAAAATGCTTTTGCAAGATTTCAATGAAATTGACCGTTATTTATTAGATCCTACTCATGTTTTGTCTTACCTAAAAGACATTGAGGATATCAAAAAATGGGGAATAGAGGTAGAGAACAAAACCCAACTACTAGAGAACTACATTGACTTCTGGAAATTACTGCCCAATTACTACCAATCATTATATGCTCATTTGCTAAAAAAAGGGATAGGCTATCAAGGTTTAATTTACCGTCAAGCAGTAGAAAATCTTATTCATTTTTCGAAAACAATCACCGATAAGCATTACGTTTTTGCAGGCTTTAATGCCTTAAATGCTTCTGAAGAAAAAATTATTCAACACCTTATTGCTGCTGATCAAGCTAAAATATATTGGGACGCAGATCAAACGTTTCTAAATGATCCCTATCATGATGCAGGGCTGTTTTTAAGACGATTTAAAGCGAACTGGAAACACTATAAATCCAATCCTTTTGAATGGATTGTAAATGATTTTTCGGAAACAAAAAATATCCAAGTCATTGGCACACCAAAAACAATTGGTCAGGCCAAAATTACTGGAAGTATAATTGAAAAAATCATCAACAAGAATCCTTCAGCTTCACTTGATAAAGTAGCAGTTGTTCTTGGTGAGGAAAATGTGTTAGTTCCCCTTTTGTATTCGCTACCCTCAACCGTTGGTGCTTTGAATATTACCATGGGGTATTCGAGTAAAAACAATCCAGCTCAAATTTTGATTGCAAAGCTTTTCAAGATGCACACCAATGCCCTGTCTCGTAATGCTAAAAATTATGTGTTGTATTACAAAGATGTCTTGGATATTTTGACACATCCATTAGTGGAACCCTATGCCAAAACATCAGGATTGGTTACTATCATCAATCAAAATAATTATACATTTATTACCCATCAAAAGGTGATGGAATTAAATCCTGAACCTACTGATTTGTTTCTACTATTATTTAAAAAATGGGAGCAAGGGTCAATTGCAGTTTTAGATACTATTTCCGGTTTATTACTGACCATTAAGAACAACTTGAGTAATGATAATGAAGAAGAAAAAATTACAAAAGCCTTTGTTTTTGCTATTTTTAAGGTCATTAATAAATTGATTAATTATTATTCACAACACGAACATATTGACAAGATAGACACTTTACATGCTATTTACAAACAAGTAATTGATTTGGCGGAGGTTTCATTTGAAGGCGAGCCACTCAATGGTTTACAAATCATGGGTGTCCTTGAAAGTCGGGTTTTGGATTTTGATACCGTAATTGTTACTTCTATGAATGAAGGGAAGTTTCCGGCAGGAAAATCACAGAATTCTTTTATTCCTTATGATGTGAAACGCGAATTGGGATTGCCTACTTTCAAAGAAAAAGATGCGATTTACACCTATCACTTTTATCATTTACTGCAACGTGCAAAAAACATCTATTTGCTGTATAACACCGAAAGTGAAGGACTGGATGCAGGTGAAAAAAGCCGATTTATTACACAGCTAGAAGTAGAGAAGCAACGCAATCATAATCTTACGCACGAAATATACAATGCTGTGCTACCTGAAACGGCTTATACGCCAATGAAGATTCAAAAATCGGAAGCAGTGATGACGCGATTGAAGGAAATTGCCACTGTTGGTTTTTCACCTTCGGCATTGACAAGCTATATCAGGAATCCGATTCAGTTTTATTTTCAGAAGATTTTACGCATTCGCGAAGTCGAAGAAGTCGAAGAAAATATTGCGTTGAATACGTTAGGAACTATTATTCATGAAACATTAAAAGTCTTGTATGAGCCTTTTATTGGTAAATTCATAGCCGAACATGACATTCAAAATTGCTTTAAGCAAATAGATGCTGAAGTACTTATACAATTCAAGGCCGTATACAAACAAGGAGATATTAAAAAAGGGCGAAATCTACTCGCTTTTGAAGTAGCTAAACGCAATGTGTCTAATTTCTTAAAAGTAGAATTAGTAAGTATCAAAGCAGGTGATGCGATCAAAATCATTGCCTTAGAACAAACTTTTGAACGGACGTTAACGCACCCAAGCTTGCCTTTTCCTGTATTGATAAAAGGGAATGTCGATAGAATCGAAGAGCGTAACGGCACTATCCGAATTATCGATTATAAAACGGGTAAAGTAGAGAAGTCGAGTGTGACTTTGAAAACGTGGAAAGGACTAACTGAAGAAATTAAAAACGATAAGATCATTCAGGTTTTGGCCTATGCTTTCATGTATGATAAACTAGCGGATTCAAAACCTATTGAAGCTGGGATAATTTCGTTTAAGAATTTAAAATCAGGATTTTTACCTTTTAATTTTAAAGAGGAAAAAGACAGTGAATATGTGATAAACGATATTATTATGGCTAATTATTTAGAACAAATTGTGTTGCTTTTAAAGGAAATTTTGGATGAAAAAGTACCATTTGAGGAAAAAATAATTTAGTGAATTGTGAGACGTGAAATGTGAAAAGTTATAATTGAGAATCATATGCGTGATTTTTAATTAGCATTATTTTGTCATTGATATTCTAGAAATTTATTTTCTTTACAAAAAAGAGCAACTATCAAAAAAGCACTCAATATATTTGAATTTTTTAAAAGTACTTTAGTCATTAATTTGGCTTTTTGTGTTCTGCCAGTTCTTTACTTGGGGTTTTTTGCTTTCAAGTATACTTTTTTAACGGTTGGTTTTGCGGTTAGTTTATTAGCCAAGGAAATCAATACTAAAAACGAATATTTGTTTTATTACAACAATAATATTTCTAAAACAGAACTTTGGTTGTATGCTTGGTGTTGTAATTTTGTAGCTCTCATTTTTCTAAGTCTTACTATTAATTTTATCAGTTTACTATTTTGAAAAAACATGTACTTGAAATAGACAGCGTTCAGAAAAGGTTTGATAATAAATCCATTCTGTCGGATGTGTATTTAAAATGTGAAACGAATGATATCATCGGTTTATTAGGTCGAAATGGCTCTGGGAAATCTACATTACTGAAAATTATTTTCGGAATTGAGATTGCCGATTTCAAGTTTGTCCGAATTGATGGCGTCGTGAAAGATAAAACCAATGATTTGTTCCAGCAAATTAGTTACCTCTCTCAAGATAATTTTATTCCAAATCATTTTACCGTTAACAAAGCAATTGCACTAACATTAGAAAAAAGCAAAATAAATGCCTTTAATGATGATGAAATAATTAAGACTTTCAAGGATAAAAAAATTAATCATCTTTCTGGAGGAGAGTTGCGCTATCTCGAAATTAAACTGATTCTTAACAATACTTCTCAGTTTGTTCTTTTAGACGAGCCTTATAACGGTTTGTCACCATTAATGATTGAAAAAGTCAATCTTTTGTTACAAGAACATTCAACAAAGAAAGGAATTGTTATTACAGATCATAATTATGAAAATGTAATTGCTATTTCTACTAAATTGATATTGATGAAAGAAGGAAAAGCCCATCATCTAACCAATAAAAATGAATTGATTGAAAAAGGATATTTAAGAACTGGAAATTTCTAAATTTTCTTAAAAAATTGTAATAAAACGCCTGTCAGTTCTTCTTGGTTTTCAATATGTGACATGTGTCCGTCAGGAAAAGTAATTAATTCTACATTGGTATTTTCAACTTGAACTTTGGTTTCTTCGTAGTCTAAAACAGGATCTTTTTCGCCTAAAATCAACATTTTTGGATAAGGAGTAAGATGCAGTAAAACTTCTCGGTCTTTGCGTATTTTCATGCCTTCTAGTGAAGCAACAATAGCTTGAAGCGGTGTTTTTAAAGCTTCTTTTTTTACAATTTCAATTTGGTCATTTAATCGCTCTCGATTGTTTTCACTGAATAAATTGGTTATCGCCATGCTTACAAATCCTTTGTAGCTTTGTTTAACAGCCTTAATTGCTCGATCTCGATTTGTTTTTCGTTCATCACTATCTGCTTTTGCAGTTGAATTCAGTAAAACTAAACCTTTTACGGCATCAGGATGCATTTCGGCGAAAGCTAGAGCAACATAACCGCCCATAGAATGCCCAACGAAAATCGCTTTACGAATGCGCAACTCTGCCAAGACCGCATGAACAGCATCTGCATTGTCTTCCATGCTTTGCACATAACCCAAACATTCTGTTTCGCCATGACCCAATAAGTCAATCGTGATTACTCGATTTTTTTTAGTAAAAGGGGCGATGAGGTTGTTCCACATTTTTTGATTTTCTAAGAAACCATGTAGGAAAACTATTGCGGTTCCTTTTCCGGTATCCGAGTAGGCAATACTTGTATTTTTGAATTGTATGTGATTCACTTTTTACTTTCGTTTTTGAGCAGCTGCAAAATTAGTAATTTAATTATGTTTAAATCCTATAAGTTTTCAGGATAGTAGGGGGAAGATGGTTTTTTAAACGATATAAAGTATAGAAGTTCATGTAAGTTTTTAGTTTCTAATTCTAACAACTGTCGTTATTTTGTCATTTAGACGGAGGAGAAATCACATAATAGGAGAAACTAGTGAGATGGCTCCTACGTCTGTATGACATGTTTGAGGAATAGTGTTAGTTGTTAAAATCGATTATCACCATCCAATAGATTTCCTAAACCGCCTAGTAAGCTTCCTTCGTCACGGCTGTTTCCACCTGCTTTGGGTGCGGAGGCTATGATTCTATCGGCTAGTCGGCTGAAGGGTAATGATTGTACATAAACAGTTCCAGGACCTCGAAGTGTGGCGTAAAATAACCCTTCTCCTCCAAAAATGGAATTCTTGATGCCGCCTATGAACTCGATATCGTAATCGACATCTTTGGTGAATCCTACAATACAACCGGTGTCAACTTTAAGTACTTCGCCTGCTTTTAATTCTTTTTTGGCTAGCGTTCCTCCTGAATGTACAAATGCCATTCCGTCTCCTTCGATTTTTTGCATGATGAAACCTTCTCCACCAAAAAGGCCGCGACCTATTTTTTTAGAAAATTCGATACCAACAGAAACACCTTTAGCAGCGCATAAAAACGAACTTTTTTGGCAGATGAATTTTCCTTGAAATTCGGTTAGATCAATTGGGAGGATTTTACCTGGGTATGGTGATGCAAAAGAGACTTTTCCTTTTCCGTGATGCTGATTGATAAAGGCTGTCATGAACATGCTTTCGCCTGTTAAGACTCTTTTTCCTGCACTTAAAAGCTTGTCAAAAATCCCTGATTGTTGATGTGATCCGTCGCCAAAAATGGTTTGCATCTGAATGTTATTGTCCATCATCATGAAACTGCCTGCCTCGGCAATGACAATTTCTTGTGGATCTAGTTCGATTTCTACATACTGCATTTCTTCCCCGAAAATCTGGTAATCTATTTCGTGTGCTGTCATAATTTTGATTGTATTGATTTTTAAAAGATGATTTATGTGTATGAACCATTAAGGAATTAAGGTTCATTGTATTTTATTCTTTTTATAAGACGTAAATGGAGTGATAAAGTTACATTTTTTGGTGATTTTAGAATTCTTGTTTTGGAAAATTTAACGTTGTTGTAATGCGCAAGGGATGGCAGCGGATAGCCCACAGTCCCGTTTTTTAGGGACGAGGACTAGAAGTGTACAGCCCGACCCTGCCGGAGTTTACGGAGGCGGGATGCGCCCAAGAAAAATGTTTAATCGTTTATTTGTTTAATGGTTGTTTGTTTATTTGGGCTTTGAATATAAAAAAACGGCTCACATTGCTGTGAACCGTCTTTTTTTTCTCTTGATTCTATTTTCTTACGAATGCATCAAACTTTCTATTTCGTCTGCCTCGATAGGAATGTTGCGCATTAAATTGAACGGCTCTCCTTTTTCTTGAATGACAACATCGTCCTCAAGACGGATTCCAAAACCTTCGGCTGGGATATAAATTCCAGGCTCTACCGTGAAAACCATATTGGCTTGCATAGGTTCAGTCAAGATTCCGTAATCATGCGTGTCTAGACCCATGTGGTGGGAAGTTCCGTGCATGAAATATTTTTTATAGGCAGGCCATTCTGGGTTTTCATTTTGCACATCGGCTTTATCTATTAAACCCAAACCTAATAATTCTGAAGTCATTAATTTACCCACTTCAACATGGTATTGTTTCCACATTGTTCCTGGAACAAGCATTTTTGTCGCTTCGTTTTTAACGTTTAATACGGCATTGTAAACTGCTTTTTGTCGGTCAGAGAATTTCCCTGATACAGGAATCGTACGTGTCATATCACTAGAATAATTTGCATATTCAGCTCCTACGTCTAGTAATATTAAATCACCCGCTTTACATTGTTGGTTGTTTTCGATATAATGTAACACATTTGCATTATTTCCTGAACCAATGATTGGCGTGTACGCAAAACCTTTGGAACGATTGTAGAGGAATTCATGAATAAATTCGGCTTCAATTTCGTATTCCATTACATTTGGTTTCACAAAAGAAAGGATGCGTCTAAATCCTTTTTCGGTGATGTCACATGCTTTTTGAATAAGGTCTAGTTCTTCACTTTCTTTCACTGAACGGATGCGTTGCAGGATAGGATTGCTTTTAGCAACAGTGTGTGCAGGATATTTTTCTTTCCACCATTTTACAAAACGGGCCTCACGAGTTTCAGTTTCTACTGTCGCTCTATAGTGCTCGTTTGTATTGATATAAATCGTATCAGAATGTGTCATTAATTCGAATAAAACTTTCTCGAATTCTTGTAACCAGTACACAGTTTTGATTCCAGAAACAGATAACGCGCGTTCTTTGGTTAGTTTCTCCCCTTCCCAAACGGCGATATGTTCGTTCGTCTCTTTTAAGAATAATATTTCTCTTTGATGCTCATAAGGAGCATCTGGAAAAAGTAATAAGATGCTTTCTTCTTGGTCAACGCCACTTAAATAAAAAATATCACGGTGTTGCGCAAATGGCATGGTGCTATCGGCACTTATAGGATAGATGTCATTTGAGTTGAAAACAGCAACACTTTTAGGCTTCATTTGAGCCATGAATTTGGCGCGATTTTTTATAAATAAGTCACGGTCAATTTGATGGTATTTCATAACGATCTTGTTTTTTACTTTTATTTATTCAAAAATACTAAGTTTAAATTGTTTCTAGTTATGAATTCGATAATTTTAAGTAAAAAACAACAAAAAACGCATTGGCTTAAAAAGAGTCTTTTTAAACCAATGCGTTTTGCAATTGAATTAGTAAGTTGTTTTATTTAAACTGTGCCGTTTCTGTTGAGTCTTTCATCGCTGTTGTTGAAGATCTTCCAGTGGTAACGGTATTTTGTACGGCATCAAAATAGGATGTCCCTACAAAGCCTTGGTGTTTAACCGCTTTAAATCCGTGTTTTTGCAACGCAAATTCACGCTCTTGTAATTCAGAATATCCTGCCATTCCTCTTTCTTTATAGGCTTTTGACAATTCAAACATACTGGTGTTTAAAGCATGAAATCCTGCCAAAGTGATGAATTGAAATTTGTATCCCATTGCAGCAAGGTCTTCTCTAAAGGTTTCCATCTCTGCAACGGAAAGTTTTGCAGCCCAGTTGAATGAAGGCGAACAGTTGTAGGCTAACATTTTGCCTGGGAATTCTTTGTGAATGGCATCGGCAAATTGTTTTGCATAAGCTAAATCTGGGTTGCTCGTTTCCATCCAAATCAAATCAGCGTAAGGCGCATAACTTAA
The Flavobacterium sp. WC2421 genome window above contains:
- a CDS encoding ATP-binding cassette domain-containing protein, giving the protein MKKHVLEIDSVQKRFDNKSILSDVYLKCETNDIIGLLGRNGSGKSTLLKIIFGIEIADFKFVRIDGVVKDKTNDLFQQISYLSQDNFIPNHFTVNKAIALTLEKSKINAFNDDEIIKTFKDKKINHLSGGELRYLEIKLILNNTSQFVLLDEPYNGLSPLMIEKVNLLLQEHSTKKGIVITDHNYENVIAISTKLILMKEGKAHHLTNKNELIEKGYLRTGNF
- a CDS encoding alpha/beta fold hydrolase, translated to MNHIQFKNTSIAYSDTGKGTAIVFLHGFLENQKMWNNLIAPFTKKNRVITIDLLGHGETECLGYVQSMEDNADAVHAVLAELRIRKAIFVGHSMGGYVALAFAEMHPDAVKGLVLLNSTAKADSDERKTNRDRAIKAVKQSYKGFVSMAITNLFSENNRERLNDQIEIVKKEALKTPLQAIVASLEGMKIRKDREVLLHLTPYPKMLILGEKDPVLDYEETKVQVENTNVELITFPDGHMSHIENQEELTGVLLQFFKKI
- a CDS encoding PD-(D/E)XK nuclease family protein; translation: MINTSFLDKIAHVLIQDYSDKLSNTIVVLPNKRAKIFLIEALKKQVSSNVLSPEIISIEDFIQDIAAIRTVDPIELLFEFYEVYLSVTENSSQQSFELFANWAKMLLQDFNEIDRYLLDPTHVLSYLKDIEDIKKWGIEVENKTQLLENYIDFWKLLPNYYQSLYAHLLKKGIGYQGLIYRQAVENLIHFSKTITDKHYVFAGFNALNASEEKIIQHLIAADQAKIYWDADQTFLNDPYHDAGLFLRRFKANWKHYKSNPFEWIVNDFSETKNIQVIGTPKTIGQAKITGSIIEKIINKNPSASLDKVAVVLGEENVLVPLLYSLPSTVGALNITMGYSSKNNPAQILIAKLFKMHTNALSRNAKNYVLYYKDVLDILTHPLVEPYAKTSGLVTIINQNNYTFITHQKVMELNPEPTDLFLLLFKKWEQGSIAVLDTISGLLLTIKNNLSNDNEEEKITKAFVFAIFKVINKLINYYSQHEHIDKIDTLHAIYKQVIDLAEVSFEGEPLNGLQIMGVLESRVLDFDTVIVTSMNEGKFPAGKSQNSFIPYDVKRELGLPTFKEKDAIYTYHFYHLLQRAKNIYLLYNTESEGLDAGEKSRFITQLEVEKQRNHNLTHEIYNAVLPETAYTPMKIQKSEAVMTRLKEIATVGFSPSALTSYIRNPIQFYFQKILRIREVEEVEENIALNTLGTIIHETLKVLYEPFIGKFIAEHDIQNCFKQIDAEVLIQFKAVYKQGDIKKGRNLLAFEVAKRNVSNFLKVELVSIKAGDAIKIIALEQTFERTLTHPSLPFPVLIKGNVDRIEERNGTIRIIDYKTGKVEKSSVTLKTWKGLTEEIKNDKIIQVLAYAFMYDKLADSKPIEAGIISFKNLKSGFLPFNFKEEKDSEYVINDIIMANYLEQIVLLLKEILDEKVPFEEKII
- a CDS encoding OmpA family protein, with the translated sequence MKHLNKILVAAMMVMGLSSHAQDSNNPWAISFGVNAVDTRTSAGGGNGWLDQHFSQPFAVKDNWNVLPSVSYIGISKYLGDNFSFGVQGSVNKIEKYVKFDPTATGHDSRGMVVSNPGDLMYYGIDATVKYSFMSLINSKVIDPSLHVGGGYTFFGDSSYGTVNPGAGLTLWFTENIGLSFETSYKKSFGDREDASGTPDAPSHFQHTAGLTFKFGGKDTDGDGIYDKDDACPEVAGLKQFNGCPDTDGDGIIDGNDACPDVFGLAALNGCPDTDGDGIADKDDACPDVFGLAALKGCPDADGDGITDKDDKCPTVAGPKENAGCPWPDTDGDGVLDKDDKCPTVKGTVANKGCPEVTAEVIKQLNEYGKTILFDSGKSTFKKQSYTVLESIASILKEYPNSRFMIEGHTDSDGSNALNQDLSQNRAHAVKNYLIENGIAADRLEHTGYGETKPIATNKTAKGKAQNRRVEVSLIKE
- a CDS encoding aminopeptidase P family protein, which codes for MKYHQIDRDLFIKNRAKFMAQMKPKSVAVFNSNDIYPISADSTMPFAQHRDIFYLSGVDQEESILLLFPDAPYEHQREILFLKETNEHIAVWEGEKLTKERALSVSGIKTVYWLQEFEKVLFELMTHSDTIYINTNEHYRATVETETREARFVKWWKEKYPAHTVAKSNPILQRIRSVKESEELDLIQKACDITEKGFRRILSFVKPNVMEYEIEAEFIHEFLYNRSKGFAYTPIIGSGNNANVLHYIENNQQCKAGDLILLDVGAEYANYSSDMTRTIPVSGKFSDRQKAVYNAVLNVKNEATKMLVPGTMWKQYHVEVGKLMTSELLGLGLIDKADVQNENPEWPAYKKYFMHGTSHHMGLDTHDYGILTEPMQANMVFTVEPGIYIPAEGFGIRLEDDVVIQEKGEPFNLMRNIPIEADEIESLMHS
- a CDS encoding TIGR00266 family protein produces the protein MTAHEIDYQIFGEEMQYVEIELDPQEIVIAEAGSFMMMDNNIQMQTIFGDGSHQQSGIFDKLLSAGKRVLTGESMFMTAFINQHHGKGKVSFASPYPGKILPIDLTEFQGKFICQKSSFLCAAKGVSVGIEFSKKIGRGLFGGEGFIMQKIEGDGMAFVHSGGTLAKKELKAGEVLKVDTGCIVGFTKDVDYDIEFIGGIKNSIFGGEGLFYATLRGPGTVYVQSLPFSRLADRIIASAPKAGGNSRDEGSLLGGLGNLLDGDNRF